Proteins co-encoded in one Dreissena polymorpha isolate Duluth1 chromosome 12, UMN_Dpol_1.0, whole genome shotgun sequence genomic window:
- the LOC127853747 gene encoding uncharacterized protein LOC127853747: MNQGQNNKGESQRFVQEAVLAMGNIIRQDILTQAIDSPWYTIMVDETTDISVISEMTVYIRFLKDGRSQTRFLSILPLNDCKAETITTSLTTHLRELEAVDFGKMVDAWHQEKPRRTVF, encoded by the exons ATGAACCAGGGTCAGAACAACAAAGGTGAATCTCAGCGCTTTGTACAGGAAGCGGTTCTGGCCATGGGCAACATCATTCGGCAGGACATCCTGACCCAGGCCATCGACTCCCCATGGTACACCATCATGGTGGATGAGACAACAGATATATCTGTTATCAGTGAGATGACAGTATATATAAG GTTCCTGAAAGATGGCAGGAGCCAGACAAGATTCCTGTCAATACTGCCACTTAACGACTGCAAGGCAGAGACCATCACTACAAGTCTCACAACACACCTTAGAGAGCTTGAGGCAGTAGACTTCGGGAAAATGGTGGATGCCTGGCACCAGGAGAAGCCTCGCAGAACAGTGTTTTGA